In Bradyrhizobium sp. CCBAU 051011, the following are encoded in one genomic region:
- a CDS encoding formylglycine-generating enzyme family protein: MIWIPGGTFRMGSDKHYPEEAPAHRVTVDGFWMDRYPVTNSQFREFVRATKHVTVAEITPDPKDYPGILPHMIYAGSLMFSPPNHPVSLRDFSQWWTFARGAQWRHPYGPGSNIRGLDDHPVVHVAFNDALAYAKWAGKDLPTEAEWEFAARGGLEDTEFAWGDEFTPAGHHMANTWQGGFPHQNTNADGFERTSPVTAFPPNGYGLNDMIGNVWEWTADWYSPKHQADAPKACCIPENPRGGREADSYDPRTTNVKIPRKVIKGGSHLCAPNYCRRYRPAARHAEPVDTSTSHLGFRCIRRGATDAS; encoded by the coding sequence ATGATCTGGATACCCGGCGGCACTTTCCGCATGGGATCGGACAAGCATTATCCCGAAGAAGCTCCGGCGCACCGCGTCACCGTGGACGGCTTCTGGATGGACCGCTATCCCGTGACGAACAGTCAATTCAGGGAGTTCGTAAGAGCGACCAAACACGTCACTGTCGCCGAAATCACACCCGACCCCAAGGATTATCCAGGAATACTCCCGCATATGATCTACGCGGGCTCCCTGATGTTCTCTCCGCCCAACCATCCGGTCAGCCTCCGGGACTTCAGCCAGTGGTGGACCTTCGCCAGGGGCGCGCAATGGCGGCATCCCTACGGACCCGGAAGCAACATCCGTGGGCTGGACGATCACCCGGTCGTGCATGTGGCCTTCAACGATGCGCTCGCCTATGCGAAATGGGCTGGCAAGGATTTGCCAACCGAAGCGGAATGGGAGTTTGCAGCACGCGGCGGGCTCGAGGACACCGAATTTGCGTGGGGCGATGAATTCACGCCGGCCGGCCATCACATGGCAAACACCTGGCAGGGTGGTTTTCCGCACCAAAACACCAATGCCGACGGCTTCGAGCGCACTTCACCGGTCACCGCATTCCCGCCGAATGGGTATGGCCTCAACGACATGATCGGCAACGTCTGGGAATGGACGGCCGACTGGTATTCGCCAAAGCATCAGGCAGATGCTCCGAAGGCTTGCTGCATCCCGGAGAACCCGCGCGGCGGCCGCGAGGCCGACAGTTACGACCCCAGAACGACGAACGTGAAGATTCCACGGAAGGTCATCAAAGGCGGCTCGCATTTGTGCGCGCCGAACTACTGCCGACGCTACCGGCCGGCAGCGCGCCATGCTGAGCCGGTCGATACTTCCACGAGCCATCTTGGCTTTCGATGCATCAGGCGAGGAGCCACTGACGCATCATAA
- the gatB gene encoding Asp-tRNA(Asn)/Glu-tRNA(Gln) amidotransferase subunit GatB → MNVSVKPGKLIKGQTGDWEVVIGMEIHAQVTSKSKLFSGASTEFGGEPNSHVSLVDAAMPGMLPVINEECVRQAVRTGLGLNAQINLRSVFDRKNYFYADSPQGYQISQYKSPIVGEGEVVVELDGGKTATVGIERLHLEQDAGKLLHDQSPTMSYVDLNRCGVALMEIVSKPDLRDAEQAKAYVTKLRSILRYLGTCDGDMEKGSLRADVNVSVRKPGGPLGTRCEIKNMNSINFIGQAIEYEARRQIEIIEDGGTIDQETRLFDPNKGETRSMRSKEEAHDYRYFPDPDLLPLEFTQGYVDELKAHLPELPDQKKARFIESLGLSPYDAGVLVAERESAVFYETVLAGLADKARDGKLAANWVINELFGRLNKEGHDITDSPVSAAQLAAIVDLIGEGTISGKIAKDLFEIVWTEGGDPRELVESRGMKQVTDLGAIERVVDDIIAANPDKVAQAKAKPQLAGWFVGQVMKQSGGKANPQAVNDLLKAKLGI, encoded by the coding sequence ATGAACGTGTCAGTCAAACCGGGAAAACTGATCAAGGGCCAGACCGGCGACTGGGAAGTCGTGATCGGGATGGAGATCCACGCCCAGGTCACCTCGAAGTCAAAACTGTTCTCCGGCGCCTCGACCGAATTCGGCGGCGAGCCCAACAGCCACGTCTCGCTCGTCGATGCCGCGATGCCGGGCATGCTGCCTGTCATCAACGAGGAATGCGTCAGGCAGGCTGTCAGGACCGGGCTGGGCCTCAATGCGCAAATCAATTTGCGCTCGGTGTTCGACCGCAAGAACTATTTCTATGCGGACTCGCCGCAGGGCTACCAGATCAGCCAGTACAAGTCGCCGATTGTCGGCGAGGGCGAGGTCGTGGTCGAACTGGACGGTGGCAAGACCGCGACGGTTGGGATCGAGCGGCTGCATCTGGAACAGGACGCCGGCAAATTGCTGCACGACCAGTCACCGACCATGTCCTATGTCGACCTCAACCGGTGCGGCGTGGCGCTGATGGAAATCGTGTCAAAACCGGACCTCCGCGATGCCGAGCAGGCCAAGGCCTACGTGACCAAGCTGCGTTCGATCCTGCGCTATCTCGGCACTTGCGACGGCGACATGGAGAAGGGTTCACTGCGCGCCGACGTCAACGTTTCCGTGCGCAAGCCGGGAGGGCCGCTCGGCACCCGCTGCGAAATCAAGAACATGAACTCGATCAACTTCATCGGCCAGGCGATCGAGTACGAGGCACGGCGCCAGATCGAGATCATCGAGGATGGCGGCACGATCGATCAGGAAACGCGGCTGTTCGACCCCAACAAGGGCGAGACGCGCTCGATGCGCTCCAAGGAAGAGGCGCATGACTATCGCTATTTTCCGGATCCGGACCTGCTGCCGCTCGAATTCACGCAAGGCTATGTCGACGAGCTGAAAGCGCATTTGCCGGAACTGCCGGACCAGAAGAAGGCGCGCTTCATCGAGAGCCTCGGCCTGTCGCCCTACGACGCCGGCGTGCTGGTGGCCGAGCGCGAGAGCGCGGTGTTCTATGAAACTGTGCTGGCAGGCCTTGCCGACAAGGCGCGCGACGGCAAACTCGCGGCCAACTGGGTGATCAACGAGCTGTTCGGTCGTCTCAACAAGGAAGGCCATGACATCACGGACTCGCCGGTGTCGGCGGCGCAGCTCGCGGCGATCGTCGATCTGATCGGCGAGGGCACGATCTCCGGCAAGATCGCAAAGGACCTGTTCGAGATCGTCTGGACCGAAGGTGGCGACCCGCGCGAGCTGGTCGAAAGCCGCGGCATGAAGCAGGTCACGGACTTGGGCGCGATCGAGAGGGTCGTCGACGACATCATCGCGGCCAATCCGGACAAGGTCGCGCAGGCGAAAGCCAAGCCGCAGCTCGCCGGCTGGTTCGTCGGCCAGGTGATGAAGCAATCGGGCGGCAAGGCCAATCCGCAAGCGGTCAACGATCTCTTGAAAGCGAAGCTCGGCATCTGA
- the gatA gene encoding Asp-tRNA(Asn)/Glu-tRNA(Gln) amidotransferase subunit GatA, whose translation MTDLTSLTIAEAREGLASKSFTSLELTDAHLAAIEAARSLNAFVLETPDKARAMARVVDAKIAKGEGGPLAGIPLGIKDLFATKDVRTTACSKILGNFVPPYESTVTSQLWRDGAVMLGKLNNDEFAMGSSNETSCFGPVVNPWRREGSNTTLVPGGSSGGSASAVAALLCMGATATDTGGSIRQPAAFTATVGVKPTYGRCSRWGIVAFASSLDQAGPIARTTRDAAILMRSMAGHDPKDTTSVDIGVPDYEAAIGKSVKGMKIGIPKEYRLDGMPAEIEKLWTEGAAWLKAAGAELVEVSLPHTKYALPAYYIVAPAEASSNLARYDGVRYGLRVPGRSIGEVYESTRAEGFGDEVRRRVMIGTYVLSAGYYDAYYLRAQKVRTLIKKDFEDCFAKGINAILTPATPSAAFGVGEKGGADPVEMYLNDIFTVTVNMAGLPGIAVPAGKDAQGLPLGLQLIGRPFDEETLFSLGEVVEQAAGRFTPPRWW comes from the coding sequence ATGACCGACCTGACATCCCTGACGATCGCCGAGGCCCGCGAGGGCCTCGCGAGCAAGTCTTTCACCTCGCTTGAACTGACGGATGCGCATCTCGCCGCCATCGAAGCGGCGCGTTCGCTCAATGCCTTCGTGCTGGAAACGCCTGATAAGGCGCGTGCCATGGCACGTGTGGTCGATGCCAAGATCGCCAAGGGCGAGGGCGGGCCGCTGGCCGGCATTCCGCTCGGCATCAAGGACCTGTTCGCCACCAAGGACGTGCGCACCACCGCGTGCTCGAAGATCCTCGGCAATTTCGTGCCGCCGTACGAATCGACCGTGACCTCGCAGCTCTGGCGCGACGGTGCTGTCATGCTCGGCAAGCTCAACAATGACGAATTCGCGATGGGCTCGTCGAACGAGACCTCGTGCTTCGGCCCCGTCGTCAATCCGTGGCGGCGCGAGGGTTCCAACACCACGCTGGTGCCGGGCGGCTCCTCCGGCGGATCGGCGTCCGCTGTGGCGGCGCTGCTGTGCATGGGCGCGACCGCGACCGACACCGGCGGCTCGATCCGCCAGCCCGCTGCGTTCACCGCAACCGTCGGCGTCAAGCCGACCTATGGCCGCTGCTCGCGCTGGGGCATCGTGGCGTTCGCGTCTTCGCTGGATCAGGCGGGGCCGATCGCACGCACCACGCGCGACGCGGCGATCCTGATGCGCTCGATGGCCGGCCATGACCCCAAGGACACGACCTCGGTCGACATCGGCGTACCCGACTACGAGGCCGCGATCGGCAAGTCGGTGAAGGGCATGAAGATCGGCATCCCGAAGGAGTACCGCCTCGACGGCATGCCGGCGGAAATCGAAAAGCTCTGGACCGAAGGTGCGGCGTGGCTGAAGGCAGCCGGCGCCGAACTGGTCGAGGTGTCGCTGCCGCACACCAAATATGCGCTGCCGGCCTATTACATCGTGGCGCCCGCGGAAGCCTCGTCCAACCTCGCGCGCTACGACGGCGTCCGTTACGGCCTGCGCGTGCCGGGCCGCAGCATTGGCGAGGTGTACGAAAGCACCCGCGCCGAAGGATTTGGCGACGAAGTGCGTCGCCGCGTCATGATCGGCACCTATGTGCTCTCAGCCGGCTATTACGATGCCTATTATCTGCGCGCGCAAAAAGTGCGCACGCTGATCAAGAAGGACTTTGAGGATTGCTTCGCCAAGGGCATCAACGCGATCCTGACGCCGGCGACGCCGTCGGCGGCGTTCGGCGTCGGCGAAAAGGGCGGCGCCGATCCGGTCGAGATGTATCTCAACGACATCTTCACCGTCACCGTGAACATGGCGGGCCTGCCGGGCATCGCCGTACCCGCCGGCAAGGACGCGCAGGGACTGCCGCTCGGCCTGCAACTGATCGGCCGTCCGTTCGACGAAGAGACGCTGTTCTCGCTCGGTGAAGTCGTCGAGCAGGCGGCCGGCCGCTTCACGCCGCCGCGCTGGTGGTAG
- the gatC gene encoding Asp-tRNA(Asn)/Glu-tRNA(Gln) amidotransferase subunit GatC, translating into MSVDAATVRRIAHLARIAVTEAEVPHLQGELNAMLAFVEQLSEVNVDGVEPMTSVTPMEMKKRPDVVNDGEIPDDIVRNAPETQNHFFLVPKVIE; encoded by the coding sequence ATGTCTGTTGACGCCGCCACCGTTCGCCGCATCGCGCATCTGGCGCGAATTGCGGTTACCGAGGCCGAGGTTCCCCATCTGCAGGGCGAACTGAACGCTATGCTGGCCTTCGTGGAGCAGCTTTCGGAAGTGAACGTCGACGGCGTCGAACCGATGACCTCGGTGACACCGATGGAAATGAAGAAGCGGCCCGACGTGGTCAACGACGGCGAAATTCCCGACGATATCGTCAGGAATGCGCCGGAGACGCAAAATCATTTCTTCCTGGTGCCGAAGGTCATTGAATAA